From a single Streptomyces sp. NBC_01264 genomic region:
- the leuD gene encoding 3-isopropylmalate dehydratase small subunit → MEAFTTHTGRAVPLRRSNVDTDQIIPAHWLKKITRDGFEDGLFEAWRKDPEFITNRPERAGATVLVAGPDFGTGSSREHAVWALQNFGFKTVISSRFADIFRGNSLKNGLLTVVLPQETVDQLWKLTEADPTAEITVDLVDRQVRAEGVVAEFELDDNARWRLLEGLDDISLTLQNEADIATYESVRPAFKPSTIQA, encoded by the coding sequence ATGGAAGCCTTCACCACCCACACCGGCCGGGCCGTCCCGCTGCGCCGCAGCAACGTCGACACCGACCAGATCATCCCGGCCCACTGGCTGAAGAAGATCACCCGCGACGGTTTCGAGGACGGGCTCTTCGAGGCCTGGCGCAAGGACCCGGAGTTCATCACCAACCGCCCCGAGCGCGCCGGCGCGACCGTTCTGGTCGCCGGTCCCGACTTCGGTACCGGTTCCTCGCGCGAGCACGCCGTCTGGGCCCTGCAGAACTTCGGCTTCAAGACGGTCATCTCCTCCCGCTTCGCCGACATCTTCCGCGGCAACTCGCTGAAGAACGGTCTGCTGACCGTGGTCCTGCCGCAGGAGACCGTCGACCAGCTGTGGAAGCTGACCGAGGCCGACCCCACCGCCGAGATCACGGTCGACCTGGTCGACCGCCAGGTCCGAGCCGAAGGCGTCGTAGCGGAGTTCGAACTCGACGACAACGCCCGCTGGCGGCTGCTGGAGGGCCTGGACGACATCTCTCTCACCCTTCAGAACGAAGCGGACATCGCCACGTACGAAAGCGTCCGGCCGGCCTTCAAGCCGAGCACGATTCAGGCGTGA